The Edaphobacter flagellatus sequence ACGGCCGCCCCCTTGCCGCCTCCAAAGATGCCACCCAGCAACGCTCCCGCTGCTGCGCCGCCGCCGATCTTGGTCGCATTGCTCTTGGTATGGCCTTCGCCATCAGCAGCATAGACATCTGTATTCACCCGAATACCACGAACCGAGGTCACCTCCAGCGCCAGCGCGCCCGGCTTGCTCAAACGCCCCGACGACGTAGCATCGGCAACACGCCCCCGCACCTTCGCGCCCCTGGCCGCAACCACCTTGCCATTGACCGAAATCGGCTCCACCAGCGTGCCTGTCCACGACGAACCCTTCTGGGCCGCTGCCGAACTAAGCGCGCTGTCATTCTTCACCACAATACTGGTTCCCGGCGGGATCGCCTGCGCCGAAGCATAGATTGCCGATACAAAAAACAGCACCAGCGCAATCGCCGCGTTCGCCATAAAAGCTCTGTTTTCCGACTGTCGATTCATCGCAGATCCTCCCTTCACGCTGCCGTCTTCCCATACGATGCAGAATCTGGCCACCGAGGCGAAGGCCTTCATCCTAGCATCGCAGCGGCAGATCGCGCATCATCGCCTCCTCGCTGCATCGACAAATTTCCAATCAGCGCGAGCCGCAGTCGAGCCCAAAGCGAAAAGCGCCAACCTCAGCGGAGGTTGGCGCTTTTGCTCAATCCAACAATTGCATCAGGCAAGCAATATGCCCGGACAACGACAACGTCTGCTATGCCCGAGCCTTCTTGTTTGCGGGCAGCGAAACTGTCTTGCCCCTGCCCGAGCGCCACTCCTGGTACGCCACCAGCATCGGTGCTGCCACCGCAATCGATGAGTACGTTCCGATCAGGATACCCACCACCAGCGCGAACGAAAATCCATGAAGCACTTCGCCGCCAAACAGGTACAGGCTCAATACCGTGAGGAACGTCAGTCCCGACGTCAGCACCGTCCGGCTCAGCGTCTGGTTGATCGACCGGTTCACCACATCCGCCAGACCCTCGCGCCGGTTCATCCCCAGATTCTCGCGAATACGATCGAAGACAACGATCGTGTCGTTCATCGAGTAGCCGATCAGCGTCAGCAGAGCCGCAATCACCGTCAGCGTAATTTCCGTATTCGTCAGGCTGAACGCGCCCACCGTGATCAGCGTGTCATGAAAGACCGCCACGACAGCAGCGACACCATAGATCAGCTCGAACCGGAACCACAGGTAGATCAGCATACCGATCAGCGAGTACACCGTCGCCAGCAGCGCCTGCTGCTGCAGCTGCTTGCCTGCGGTCGGGCCCACAATCTCCACCTGCTCGATCGTCGCCTTCGAGTCGCGATAGTTCGTCGCCAGGGCGTTCTCTACGGCCTGGCGTCCCGCATCATGCGCCTGGTCGGTCGCCGAGTTGATCGGCAGCGCGATGATCACCTTGTTCGCCGCATGGCCGCTCGGATCGCTCACGCGCTGAATCCGCGCATCGCGCACCCCTGCCTTGTCCATTGCCTGACGAATGTGGTCCTCATTCGGCGTCCCATCGAACGCCACGCGAATCTGCGTGCCGCCCGTAAAGTCCACGCCCTTCGGAATGCCATGCCAGAACA is a genomic window containing:
- the secF gene encoding protein translocase subunit SecF gives rise to the protein MEFFRNTNIDWLGKKWYFLGFSLIFSVSGVLSMLFWHGIPKGVDFTGGTQIRVAFDGTPNEDHIRQAMDKAGVRDARIQRVSDPSGHAANKVIIALPINSATDQAHDAGRQAVENALATNYRDSKATIEQVEIVGPTAGKQLQQQALLATVYSLIGMLIYLWFRFELIYGVAAVVAVFHDTLITVGAFSLTNTEITLTVIAALLTLIGYSMNDTIVVFDRIRENLGMNRREGLADVVNRSINQTLSRTVLTSGLTFLTVLSLYLFGGEVLHGFSFALVVGILIGTYSSIAVAAPMLVAYQEWRSGRGKTVSLPANKKARA